In Naumovozyma dairenensis CBS 421 chromosome 2, complete genome, the following are encoded in one genomic region:
- the ANK1 gene encoding ankyrin repeat-containing protein ANK1 (similar to Saccharomyces cerevisiae YGL242C; ancestral locus Anc_3.565) → MSVEGASLKEQLLDASRRNNVDLLEQIFTTLDNDEEKIADLINTAKDPLGNTALHLSCKYGSWEVLDKILDQEGDIEIDPKNDMDGDTPLHSAVRYAQDEPEHGEFIAQNLIEVGADPRIRNNHNQKPIDLIHGDDFDSLIDLLQGAELAADNRGNIENEEGEEEELIDDGPDDEDVPIKAN, encoded by the coding sequence ATGAGTGTTGAAGGTGCCtctttgaaagaacaatTATTGGATGCTTCCAGAAGAAATAATGTTGATCTGTTAGAACAAATATTTACAACTTTAgacaatgatgaagaaaaaatagcTGATCTAATAAATACCGCGAAGGACCCCTTAGGAAACACTGCATTGCATTTAAGTTGCAAATATGGATCATGGGAAGTCTTAGATAAAATACTAGATCAAGAAGGTGACATTGAGATCGATCCTAAAAATGATATGGATGGTGATACGCCATTACATAGTGCTGTAAGATACGCACAAGATGAACCAGAACATGGTGAATTCATTGCGCAAAACCTGATTGAAGTTGGTGCCGATCCAAGAATAAGAAACAATCATAATCAAAAACCAATTGACTTGATCCATGGTGATGATTTTGACAGTTTAATTGATCTGTTACAAGGTGCGGAATTGGCAGCTGACAATAGAGGAAatatagaaaatgaagaaggagaagaggaagagctaattgatgatggtccagatgatgaagatgtcCCTATCAAGGCAAACtag
- the DUG1 gene encoding metallodipeptidase (similar to Saccharomyces cerevisiae DUG1 (YFR044C); ancestral locus Anc_3.555) — protein sequence MVIYSLLNSTLKVQANRCFLSLFRSKITKNLVRSMSMSNNGPSNKIFNKIDELKPTFIDILAKAVEIPAVSSDESLRPMVVKKAHFLVEQLNELGFHDVQLKELGIQPPPVTNSNLKLPPIVLARYGSDPKKKTVLVYGHYDVQPASLEDGWDSEPFKLTVDESKQVLKARGSSDDTGPLLGWLHVVRAHRDAGIEFPVNLITCFEGMEESGSLGLDNLIAHEAEKYFKGVDTVCISDNYWLGTKKPVLTYGLRGCNYYQIIVEGPAADLHSGMFGGIIAEPMTDLIQIMNSLVDSKGKILIKGIDEMVAPVTEKEMELYEKIEFSLEELQAASGSKTELYKKKEDILMHRWRYPSLSLHGIEGAFSSAGAKTVIPAKVNGKFSIRTVPDMKSEKLTQLVVDHCNSVFKSLNSPNRCKTELIHDGDYWVSDPFNASFSAAAKATKEVYGVEPDYTREGGSIPITLTFEKVLKTSVLLLPMGRGDDGAHSVNEKLDISNYINGIKLMAAYLHNYAESPEN from the coding sequence aTGGTTATTTATAGCTTGCTAAATTCTACTTTGAAAGTACAAGCCAATCGCTGTTTTTTATCTCTTTTTAGATCGAAAATCACAAAGAACTTGGTAAGAAGTATGTCTATGTCAAACAACGGCCCCTCCAATAAAATCTTCAACAagattgatgaattgaaaccCACTTTCATCGATATCCTAGCTAAAGCTGTTGAAATCCCTGCTGTCTCTTCTGATGAATCTCTAAGACCAATGGTTGTTAAAAAGGCCCATTTCTTAGTCGaacaattgaatgaattagGTTTCCATGACGTTCAATTGAAAGAGTTGGGTATTCAACCACCGCCTGTTACTAATTCAAATCTGAAATTACCACCAATTGTCTTGGCTCGTTATGGATCTGatccaaagaagaaaaccGTCCTTGTATATGGTCATTATGACGTGCAACCTGCTTCCCTTGAAGATGGTTGGGATAGCGAACCATTCAAATTGACCGTTGATGAATCAAAACAAGTATTGAAGGCAAGGGGCTCTTCTGATGATACTGGTCCTCTGTTGGGATGGTTACATGTGGTTAGAGCTCATAGAGATGCAGGTATCGAATTCCCTGTTAATTTAATCACTTGCTTCGAAGGTATGGAAGAGTCTGGATCCCTAGGTTTAGATAATTTGATTGCTCATGAAgctgaaaaatattttaaaggtGTCGATACCGTTTGTATTTCAGATAATTATTGGTTGGGTACTAAGAAACCTGTTTTAACTTACGGTTTAAGAGGTTGTAACtattatcaaattattGTCGAGGGCCCTGCTGCTGATTTACATTCAGGTATGTTCGGTGGTATCATTGCTGAACCAATGACCGATTTAATACAAATTATGAATTCCTTGGTGGATTCTAAGGGTAAAATCCTGATCAAAGGTATCGATGAAATGGTTGCTCCTGTAActgaaaaggaaatggAATTATACGAAAAAATCGAATTTTCTCTTGAAGAGTTACAAGCCGCTAGTGGATCTAAAACTGAATTGtataaaaagaaggaagatATTCTAATGCATAGATGGAGATACCCTTCATTGTCTCTTCATGGTATCGAAGGTGCATTTTCTTCTGCGGGTGCAAAAACTGTTATCCCAGCTAAAGTTAATGGTAAATTCTCCATTAGGACTGTACCAGATATgaaatctgaaaaattaacCCAATTGGTTGTTGATCATTGTAATTCAGTGTTCaaatcattgaattcaCCAAATAGATGTAAAACTGAATTGATTCATGATGGTGATTACTGGGTATCTGATCCATTCAACGCATCTTTTTCTGCTGCAGCTAAAGCTACCAAAGAGGTTTATGGTGTAGAACCAGATTACACAAGAGAAGGTGGCTCTATCCCAATTACTTTAACTTTCGAAAAAGTGTTAAAGACAAGCGTCCTCTTATTGCCAATGGGTAGAGGTGATGATGGAGCTCATTCCgtgaatgaaaaattagacATCAGTAATTATATTAATGGTATCAAACTGATGGCAGCTTATTTACATAACTACGCTGAATCACCtgaaaattaa
- the IRC6 gene encoding Irc6p (similar to Saccharomyces cerevisiae YFR043C; ancestral locus Anc_3.550), whose product MSLPRNKIIITFGKNSKLHSSKSQLISEIFGSSNLMLNKYHEDTIDNIIKNVKWKTKYYEVTIDLFIDQYDDLLEWIDEYTSDSMIDLRNVVAGIIVIDDRPMPQQDLMIYKRLNDCVSTTNSFLIFANTSDYVVNDSIDELYQTLMEYELTSVEVVSLNSCLVLSDQRGEETNEFGETVGIKRIRELIDVHNWDSSCNIQRPETGTSFDGLLAAPLPEDPGKDVDLENIIQKLKQAKLHYQTISDKSDADAYAEELSQELARYL is encoded by the coding sequence ATGAGTTTACCAcgaaataaaataattataacaTTTGGGAAGAATTCCAAACTTCACTCATCAAAAAGTCAATTAATCTCTGAAATATTTGGTTCAAGCAACTTAAtgttaaataaatatcatGAAGATACGAtagataatattattaaaaatgttaaatGGAAAACTAAATACTATGAAGTAACAATAGATTTATTCATTGATCAGTATGATGATCTATTGGAATGGATAGATGAATATACAAGTGATAGTATGATTGATTTACGGAATGTCGTAGCAGGAATCATTGTCATTGATGATCGACCAATGCCTCAACAAGACCTAATGATATATAAACGATTAAATGATTGTGTCTCGACAACAAATAGTTTTCTCATATTTGCCAATACAAGTGACTATGTTGTTAATGACAGCATTGATGAACTCTACCAAACGCTTATGGAGTATGAATTAACAAGTGTTGAAGTGGTGAGTTTAAACTCATGTTTAGTATTGAGTGACCAGAGAGGAGAAGAGACTAATGAATTTGGAGAAACTGTTGGAATAAAGAGAATACGAGAACTTATTGATGTGCACAATTGGGATTCCAGCTGTAACATTCAGCGTCCAGAAACTGGAACGTCATTCGATGGTTTGTTGGCTGCTCCACTACCAGAAGACCCTGGAAAAGATgttgatttggaaaatatcatcCAAAAGCTAAAACAAGCAAAACTTCATTACCAAACAATAAGTGATAAATCGGATGCTGATGCATATGCAGAAGAGCTTTCACAAGAGTTGGCTCGATATCTATAA
- the CNN1 gene encoding centromere-binding protein CNN1 (similar to Saccharomyces cerevisiae CNN1 (YFR046C); ancestral locus Anc_3.559), with amino-acid sequence MSTPRKYNDALSDNNSEIITPFKERALEEQRIKEQLLLSATPGLRRRLEIQSTFEPLATDPNEIKSYLRDLSSALLSQGKNLTKLLNEEVVSIDDKSSGGELGIEQERVLSRLPSNVTDSEAKELHNIQAGQILRSDSTSELGHQEPVDNKLFEMEKKQSLEGNQITPLKRSLEEKKTSTLSEAVFSQLREVPSRPKIRKIKPVFIEGLEVSSIQEANSDIEKQTEIEEAKNSATIHADNDNKKDASKVDKILSNEEDRPSNDFLVEHHNESIVQNDQIMDNDDNMNYNDNRLSSPEPIGIEPSPFVDSYAIKQPVFPQSEFKIPKNNFLNNSVPNPSLSRKLSNNIPKLTYDKYSAIPWSNKNDSKSDIFEDTNMSIEKKLIENQIPMGALSINELQETFSNFLEKENIKLKPYTWTALQGISQQVLRRLIKIFRDDRNSLVVNFESMKEILYKYGIISPNATNDDIFDILCDYLPLEGLNEIEMMLFQ; translated from the coding sequence ATGAGTACACCACGGAAATATAACGATGCATTAAGTGATAATAATTCGGAGATAATTACACCATTCAAAGAACGTGCCTTAGAAGAACAACGAATTAAAGAGCAATTGTTATTAAGTGCAACACCGGGACTAAGGCGACGATTAGAAATCCAGTCTACCTTCGAACCGTTGGCAACAGACCCAAATGAGATAAAAAGTTATTTAAGAGATTTAAGTTCTGCATTACTGTCACAAGGGAAAAACTTGACAAAACTTTTGAATGAAGAAGTGGTTTCAATTGATGACAAATCGTCTGGGGGAGAACTTGGAATTGAGCAGGAACGTGTACTCTCTAGACTTCCCTCCAATGTCACTGATTCCGAAGCAAAGGAATTGCATAATATCCAAGCTGGTCAAATACTACGGTCTGATTCAACATCTGAACTAGGTCACCAAGAGCCTGTCGATAACAAGCTTTTTGAAATGGAGAAGAAGCAGAGTTTAGAAGGGAACCAAATTACTCCTCTAAAAAGAAGTTTAGAGGAAAAAAAGACGAGCACATTATCAGAGGCAGTATTTTCACAACTTCGGGAGGTCCCTTCAAGGCCCAAAATACGAAAAATCAAACCGGTTTTTATCGAGGGATTAGAAGTTTCCTCTATTCAGGAAGCTAACTCCGACATCGAGAAACAAACAGAAATTGAAGAGGCAAAGAATTCTGCTACTATTCATgcagataatgataacaaaAAAGATGCAAGTAAAGTAGATAAAATATTGTCGAATGAGGAGGATCGGCCAAGCAACGATTTTCTTGTTGAACATCATAATGAATCTATTGTACAAAATGATCAGATTATGGACAATGATGACAACATGAATTACAATGACAATCGACTGTCGAGTCCAGAGCCTATTGGTATTGAGCCGTCACCGTTTGTCGATTCATATGCAATAAAACAACCCGTATTTCCTCAATCTGAATTTAAAATcccaaaaaataattttctcAATAATTCTGTACCTAATCCTTCTCTTTCAAGGAAACTTTCCAATAATATTCCCAAATTAACGTATGATAAATATTCTGCAATTCCATGGAGTAACAAGAACGATTCTAAATCtgatatttttgaagatacAAATATGTCAAtagagaaaaaattgatagaaaatcaaattcCTATGGGGGCTCTATCTATCaatgaattacaagaaacatttagtaattttttggaaaaggaaaatattaaattgaaGCCATACACTTGGACTGCTCTTCAAGGAATATCACAACAAGTTTTAAGAAGactaataaaaattttTAGAGATGATCGTAATTCACTTGTAGTTAATTTCGAATCCATGAAGGAAATACTTTATAAATATGGCATTATCTCTCCGAACGCTACCAATGACGATATATTCGACATTTTGTGTGATTATTTACCATTAGAAGGtcttaatgaaattgaaatgatgcttttccaataa
- the MRX20 gene encoding Mrx20p (similar to Saccharomyces cerevisiae YFR045W; ancestral locus Anc_3.556) has protein sequence MPSNDNTFLINQLVAGCTAAIFQTTISYPFEYIKTGIQLQRNGSFNVTPELKTYFSGCSALNVGAVLKTTLRFGTFDKACDLLRDPNMPKDVFLSGPRLLVAGMLTGIMESVSIIPFENLKTTMIENGIRKSVLADIKDVSDAVNIKGKLNIAKTFHKPNAQLTNKQLMFQHYEKYPSTNIFSTVKEIYLTRGFRGFLQGSMPTMLRQVSNSAVRFTTYTTLKQIYSSHRTFDEKAAFAIGAVSSCAVVAMTQPIDVVKTRMQSKFAPNYYKNSINCVYRIFVEEGISTLWKGWMPRLFKVGLSGGISFGVYEYVNNLMNTVQKRELF, from the exons ATGCCTTCTAATGAT AATACTTTTTTAATCAATCAGCTTGTTGCTGGCTGTACTGCAGCCATCTttcaaacaacaatatcatATCCCTTCGAATACATTAAGACTGGGATTCAATTACAAAGGAATGGTTCTTTCAACGTTACACCAGAATTGAAAACATATTTCTCCGGATGCTCAGCTTTAAATGTTGGTGCCGTCCTTAAGACAACACTACGATTTGGAACATTCGATAAAGCTTGTGATCTCTTAAGAGACCCTAATATGCCTAAGGATGTTTTCCTTTCTGGGCCAAGACTACTAGTAGCAGGTATGCTAACAGGGATAATGGAGAGTGTTAGCATCATTCCATTTGAAAATCTAAAGACTACAATGATTGAAAATGGCATTCGAAAAAGCGTATTAGCTGATATTAAAGATGTATCTGATGCAGTAAACATAAAAGGGAAATTAAACATTGCGAAAACTTTTCATAAACCAAATGCGCAATTGACGAATAAACAATTAATGTTTCAAcattatgaaaaatatccaTCTACAAACATTTTTTCCACAGTTAAGGAAATTTATTTAACAAGAGGTTTCAGAGGGTTCCTTCAAGGCTCGATGCCAACAATGCTTAGACAAGTTTCTAATTCAGCAGTTCGATTCACTACATACACTactttgaaacaaatatattcttcccATAGAACCTTTGATGAAAAGGCTGCATTTGCCATCGGTGCAGTATCATCATGTGCCGTTGTTGCGATGACACAACCAATTGATGTAGTGAAAACAAGAATGCAAAGTAAATTTGCACCGAACTACTATAAAAATAGCATTAATTGTGTGTATAGAATCTTCGTCGAAGAGGGAATATCTACGTTGTGGAAAGGTTGGATGCCTAGATTGTTTAAAGTCGGATTATCTGGTGGTATTTCCTTTGGAGTTTATGAATATGTAAATAATCTAATGAATACCGTTCAAAAAAGGGAACTATTTTAA
- the RMD8 gene encoding Rmd8p (similar to Saccharomyces cerevisiae RMD8 (YFR048W); ancestral locus Anc_3.568), translating into MSTTNTEGNGRVRPMAKRSPSILVTDSRTSKNRLSAPFAGHAAGVLNRDEHRLPRNKSYRYNATNSNAELRGRHPSGGGGRFSDVSIDNILSDSSDVPSGRREERLSNSSLERSPLVTDRAHSRSQYQRKTINPLPSRTSKTSQRLVLIPEEGDNVSKDDIRGNISSGLDRKRHTPIPKYNDEYYQPEPRTHKLARITAYNVAEGFNLSLLSKFLQDTHEVSPRMYDECLYVAYTLPLLPGKDGFRIKSNVSKKFVGGMTLIDKLIDTSEQRDHHYEYFSGVETLEDANNNYELNPTSPPMENVENQPIPTHLPVPPTNPDAFNPSEPQFFAEETPIEQKLREQNERLNIVPTNIAMNSSQVAANGDQHAEIFVFHYGVIVFWNFTEVQEKNLLGDITFSYYRRNLVIRPLDEQDIETEQFHFGYDKNTERPRIFNDIVTLRSGDHMIELTLSHAIAQSSKLSRFESRISPLLTSITKLPKRLALYGTLGLKRSQLLKKSGKLFKLRVDVNLSSSILDSPEFFWSTEPSLSPLYIAMREYLEIDQRVQVLNDRCIVFLEFFDICVDSVAEKNIARFTWWFVIAIIVGLFFSLSEIFVRYIIIHNR; encoded by the coding sequence ATGTCAACTACAAATACTGAAGGGAATGGTCGCGTCAGACCAATGGCTAAGAGATCTCCCTCTATTTTAGTTACCGATTCTCGTACTTCTAAAAACAGACTCAGTGCACCATTTGCTGGTCATGCTGCTGGTGTTCTTAACAGAGACGAACATCGTCTACCTCGAAATAAATCATATCGTTATAACGCAACTAATTCTAATGCTGAACTCAGAGGAAGACATCCCAGCGGCGGTGGGGGTAGATTCAGTGATGTCTCCATTGATAACATCCTATCGGATAGTTCAGATGTTCCCTCTGGTCGTAGAGAAGAACGTTTGTCCAACTCGTCTTTGGAGAGATCACCATTAGTAACTGATCGTGCTCATTCTCGTTCTCAAtaccaaagaaaaacaattaacCCATTACCTTCAAGAACCTCCAAGACTTCTCAAAGATTGGTATTGATTCCAGAAGAAGGTGACAATGTTAGTAAAGATGATATACGAGGGAATATAAGTAGTGGTCTTGACAGGAAACGTCATACACCTATACCcaaatataatgatgaatattaCCAACCCGAACCAAGAACGCATAAATTAGCAAGGATCACAGCATACAATGTCGCAGAAGGTTTCAACTTAAGTCTTCTTTCGAAGTTTCTTCAAGATACACACGAAGTATCCCCTAGAATGTATGACGAATGTTTATATGTTGCCTATACCTTGCCCTTGTTACCTGGCAAAGATGGATTTAGAATCAAATCAAATGTTTCCAAGAAATTCGTTGGTGGTATGACATTGATTGATAAGTTAATAGATACAAGTGAACAAAGAGATCATCattatgaatatttttcaggTGTTGAAACGTTAGAAGatgcaaataataattatgaaTTAAATCCAACGTCACCTCCAATGGAAAATGTTGAAAACCAACCTATACCGACACATTTACCTGTACCTCCTACAAATCCAGATGCATTCAATCCAAGTGAGCCTCAGTTTTTTGCAGAAGAGACACCCATTGAACAGAAATTACGTgaacaaaatgaaagatTGAATATCGTTCCAACTAACATAGCAATGAATTCTTCTCAAGTGGCTGCTAACGGAGATCAACATGCTGAAATCTTTGTGTTCCATTATGGTGTCATtgtattttggaattttacTGAAGTGCAAGAGAAAAACTTACTTGGTGATATTACTTTCTCATATTATAGAAGGAATCTTGTCATTAGACCATTAGATGAAcaagatattgaaacaGAACAATTCCACTTTGGTTATGATAAAAACACTGAACGACCTCGgatatttaatgatattgtcACGCTACGATCTGGAGATCATATGATTGAATTAACTTTATCACATGCCATTGCGCAATCCTccaaattatcaagattTGAATCAAGAATATCCCCACTGTTAACATCAATCACAAAATTACCGAAAAGATTAGCTTTGTATGGAACATTGGGACTTAAAAGAAGtcaattattgaagaaatctggtaaattatttaaactACGGGTTGATGTTAATCTTTCGTCCAGTATATTAGATTCACCGGAATTTTTTTGGTCCACTGAACCTAGTCTTTCGCCATTATATATTGCCATGAGAGAATATTTAGAAATTGATCAACGTGTTCAAGTACTAAATGATAGATGTATTGtctttttggaatttttcGATATATGTGTGGATTCTGTGGCAGAGAAAAACATTGCGAGGTTTACATGGTGGTTTGTCATTGCCATTATTGTCGGtctattcttttctttaagtgaaatatttgttcgttatataattatacaTAATCGCTGA
- the KAP114 gene encoding karyopherin KAP114 (similar to Saccharomyces cerevisiae KAP114 (YGL241W); ancestral locus Anc_3.564), which translates to MDINQLIVQAQSSDNAVRDAAESQLLQACDTNAAQIFTSLMKGACDGNTDIASRQFALLSLRKLITMYWSPGFESYRNTSTINDQTKEYIRESLLNICLDDLQDSKITKSAAYCVVQISAVDFPDQWPQLLVILYDTISQSHSLNAMSLLNEIYDDVVSEEMFFEGQIGMETLQIIFQVLSNNEGKIEAKIAATKLFNACILQMSVLDPSSSLKRKKLAEECIPKSIQVLGQLLEYYTIDTTVDSKMLTSILELRSKIYENVVLIKNELPKRLFQRNLMASFKFQTLKDLSSSCTLYETYCLNNIEVVNSDNLHDALSECSIHMLDFLTATCSLKFDNSEVSTIVQDLTVLCCLDNDSQEELAADFNAFVSKETGLLPSYTIRDQASEFLNSLSDPNYATILQAIINTFISTMNQPSRNDRILESILYLLQSLMTNEDDVTNINPNILLEPLSSLFDYETENPFLHSRLILLIPKILEKFMDEIPNVKVVTKDFLTKSLKYSLQMNDGLNKISALIGYTYYAYFAELPSVLGRDVCTQVQENILLLITQVVHESEEDTHGLLVEVLNHVIDCNPEDIAVQGILETEFYMVLSISSKDPANIQVAIGSEECLEKLLEGVNTRTYTHYIDMCLPSFINVIKGHSVTEYKYSPLLSLILEFVTVFMKKKPTDGPLPAIIFEHIFQPLLNVLNHSTEDETLQLATDAFSYLLYNTDSTLMIPHLEEIVAVLDRLLSINVSDTAAMNVGTLIVTIFSKFSNELQSLIPTILRAAVTKLVQAKNISTQQNLISLLCFLTCTDPLQTIEFLYGLDETHSTFAAVMNKWFEAFEVIRGEKKIKENILALSKLYFTCDPRLGSLLVNGDLIPYEGDLIITRSMAKTMPDKYTQIPAYTKIIKLFVSELSFQTQQTGEPTVLNADLKGIEKEEEEVGDDDEWEDVDDVLDYDKLKEYVDDEDPAEFGEDDKDEITGLADVKETVTELLLEFFKEVTSKDTNNFHAIYNTLSDNGKKILSENLL; encoded by the coding sequence ATGGATATCAATCAACTCATAGTACAAGCACAATCTTCTGATAATGCTGTTAGAGATGCTGCTGAGTCACAGTTACTTCAAGCATGTGATACAAATGCTGCACAAATATTCACGTCTTTGATGAAAGGTGCCTGTGATGGTAATACAGATATTGCTTCGAGACAATTTGCATTACTTTCATTAAGAAAATTGATTACAATGTATTGGAGTCCCGGTTTTGAATCTTATAGAAATACTTCTACTATTAACGATCAAACTAAAGAATACATTCGAGAgtcattattgaatatatgtCTTGACGATTTACAAGATTCGAAAATCACAAAAAGTGCAGCCTACTGTGTTGTCCAAATATCCGCTGTAGATTTCCCAGATCAATGGCCTCAATTGTTAGTTATTCTCTATGATACAATTTCACAATCTCATTCTTTGAATGCGATGTCATTGCTGAATGAAAtttatgatgatgttgtTTCTGAAGAAATGTTTTTTGAAGGTCAAATTGGTATGGAAACTTTacaaattatatttcaagTATTATCTAACAATGAAGGTAAAATTGAAGCTAAAATTGCTGCAACCAAGTTATTCAATGCTTGCATTTTACAAATGTCTGTTTTAGATCCATCGTCTTCTttaaaaaggaagaagTTAGCTGAAGAATGCATTCCCAAATCAATACAAGTATTAGGCcaattattagaatattATACTATAGATACTACAGTCGATAGTAAAATGCTTACATCTATTTTGGAATTAAGGTCcaaaatatatgaaaatgttgtactaataaaaaatgaacTTCCAAAAAGATTGTTCCAACGAAATCTTATGGCCTCTTTCAAGTTTCAAACTTTAAAAGATCTAAGTTCATCCTGCACGTTATACGAAACCTATTGCTTGAATAATATCGAAGTAGTAAACTCTGATAATTTACATGATGCACTCTCTGAATGTTCCATCCATATGTTGGACTTCCTAACGGCCACATGCTCCCTAAAATTCGATAATAGTGAAGTAAGTACAATCGTACAAGATCTGACGGTTTTATGCTGTCTAGATAATGATTCACAAGAGGAATTAGCTGCTGACTTCAATGCATTTGTTTCTAAGGAGACTGGTCTTTTACCTTCATATACAATAAGAGATCAAGCGTCTGAATTCCTAAATTCATTAAGTGATCCAAACTATGCAACGATATTACAAGCCATAATCAATACGTTTATTAGTACTATGAACCAACCATCTAGAAATGATAGAATATTAGAATCTATCTTGTATCTACTACAATCGCTAATGAccaatgaagatgatgttACGAATATTAATCcgaatatattattggaaCCACTCTCAAGTTTATTTGATTATGAAACAGAAAACCCTTTCCTTCACTCTCGATTAATCCTTTTGATCCCGaaaattcttgaaaaatttatggATGAAATACCTAATGTAAAAGTGGTCACCAAGGATTTTTTGACTAAAAGtctaaaatattcattacAAATGAATGATGGACTAAATAAAATCTCCGCTCTGATAGGATATACTTATTATGCTTATTTTGCTGAACTACCATCTGTTCTTGGTAGGGATGTTTGTACGCAAGTccaagaaaatattttactCTTAATTACGCAAGTTGTCCATGAATCGGAAGAAGATACACATGGCTTGTTAGTTGAGGTTTTGAATCATGTCATTGATTGTAATCCTGAAGATATAGCGGTTCAAGGAATTTTGGAGACTGAATTCTATATGGTACTTTCGATTTCATCAAAAGATCCTGCAAACATTCAGGTTGCTATCGGATCAGAAGAATGCTTGGAGAAACTTTTAGAAGGTGTTAATACCCGAACTTATACACATTACATTGACATGTGCTTACCATCTTTCATTAACGTTATTAAGGGTCATAGCGTTACAGAATATAAGTATTCCCCTTTATTGTCGCTAATTCTAGAATTTGTCACCGTTTttatgaagaagaaaccaACAGATGGTCCATTACCAGCAATAATATTTGAGCATATTTTCCAACCATTACTGAACGtattaaatcattcaaCAGAAGATGAAACTTTACAACTGGCAACTGATGCATTCAGCTATTTGTTGTATAATACAGATTCAACATTAATGATTCCACATTTGGAAGAAATAGTTGCTGTCTTAGACAGATTGCTATCGATAAATGTTTCTGATACCGCTGCCATGAACGTTGGGACGTTAATTGTGACCATTTTCAGTAAGTTTTCTAATGAACTGCAAAGTTTGATCCCCACTATTTTACGAGCCGCCGTGACAAAGCTGGTCCAAGCCAAAAACATCTCCACTCAACAAAACTTAATATCGCTACTATGTTTCTTAACGTGTACTGATCCGTTACAAACAATCGAATTTCTATATGGGTTAGATGAAACTCATAGCACCTTTGCAGCCGTAATGAATAAATGGTTTGAAGCTTTTGAAGTTATCCGTggtgaaaagaaaatcaaggaaaatatattgGCATTAagtaaattatatttcacGTGTGATCCTAGATTAGGGTCTTTGTTAGTTAACGGTGACTTGATTCCATACGAAGGTGATTTAATCATTACTCGTTCAATGGCGAAGACAATGCCAGATAAATATACCCAGATACCTGCATATACTAAAATCATCAAACTTTTCGTCTCCGAATTATCATTCCAAACTCAACAAACAGGAGAACCTACCGTGTTAAATGCTGATTTGAAGGGTAtcgaaaaagaagaagaagaagttggTGACGATGATGAATGGGAAGATGTAGATGATGTTTTAGATTATGACAAGTTAAAGGAATATgtagatgatgaagatccTGCTGAATTTGGTGAAGATGACAAGGATGAAATTACGGGCCTTGCGGATGTCAAAGAAACAGTTACAGAATTATTActtgaattctttaaagaaGTCACTAGTAAGGATACAAACAACTTCCATGCCATATATAATACCTTATCAGATAATGGGAAGAAAATACTTTCAGAAAATCTATTATAG